The Lusitaniella coriacea LEGE 07157 genome segment TCTCTTGAAAGTTGCGAAGAATGGCGACGCGATCGCGCCTACAAGTTGGAGAATTTGTCAAGTGCTGGATCACTTGTTCGGCTTCGTCTACGATAACAATACAATCTTCCCAATCTTCAGGTTTGAACTGAGCTAAAGAGCGCTCGTGAAGGCGATCGCCACACAGAACTAAACCATATAAATCGCCTTCTTCGTAATCCTTTAAATCAGAGATATAAGGGAGGCTTAGATCGTTCGCGAGTCCCTTCCCAAGCTGGATTCGATGGGTCACGACTAATAATCTCCGACCGTCAAAATTCTCGATATGGTGCTTGCAAAACTGAGCTAGATTAAAAGTTTTTCCTGTTCCTTTTGGGGCTTTAATTCCAATTAACCTAGCGAATTTAGGGATATCGAAAATATCTTTAGTTTTTGATATTTTTAGAGACGTTTTGTAAGATAAACCGATACTCTGAAAAAACTGCCAAGATATTAAGTTTAAAGCCTCAGAAATAGCTTTGTCAAAAGCTTCAACACCTTGATTGAAAATCAAGTCATCGATTCCTTTTCCCCGATCGGAATTCCAGGAGGCAATCCGAACTTCGCAACCGCGATCGCGTAGAAGCTTTGCCGTTTTCAGGGTTGCGTCGGCGACATCCTGGCGGGTCTTTCGCTTACTGTCCTGGTCAAATGCTAAAACCCATTGAGAGCCTTCAACAGCGAGATTTTCAATCTCTGGAATAAGTTGGCGTTTTTTCGTCTCTGGGTCGATACGATACGCCATCCGACAACCGCCAACGGCGAGCGTTGCATACCCCGCACTGAGTCCGCTTAAGGATTTTTTCGAGCCTTCGGTCAGGATTCGCGGCAGATCTTTATTTTGCTCTACCAGCGTCCAGAAGCGCTTAGGCTCGTAATTTTCCGGTAAAGGAGCGCCATGTCGGTCGAGTATCCCTTTAGCTATCTCAGCGTCCACAAAGGGCAGATACGCGCGTACCTGCCCTTTGCTAGGGGTTTCGTATTTGATTTTCTTCCCAAACTTCTTTGGGTCTTCACGAGGGCAATCTGGCTTAAGTTGAAAATCTCCCTTAGTGTGAGAGAACAACAACCCCCCACCGTTTGCAATAGGGCTAAATTTCTTATCCCAATAACTTTTTAATTTCCCTGTGTTTGTCCGGATTTCCTCGCCCAGATTCTGGGCGAGGAAGCTAATAGCAATGTCGCGATCGCCGTAGAAATTCCCATCAAGCGAGCGACAGTTTAATTCGGCTAGGGCTGGCGCGATCGCGCTTTCTTCCAGTTCTTTCCAGTGCTGGGAGGTTATCATCGCAGCACCCCCTTTTCCCGCGCGATCGTGATGTTGTGGCGGAAAACGCCACGAACTAAAGCTTTGCGGATTCTTAAAGTTTTATAGACCTTATCGAGAAGGCGCTCTCGCTGCCCTTCGCCCCACAGCCCCCAAAAAAGTAAAGAGGAATTCCAGAGAATTTCCGGGATTGTGAATTCCTTAAACTGCCGATTTAGAAATTCATCGATTTCTTCGTCGGAGATCGGATCTAAGTGAGAAGGGGGTAAGCCAATCAGGAAGCGGGCTGTTTTCCCGCCGATATTAGCGCTATTAGACTGTCTTGGGTTATAATTAAGCAAACGCTTAACCATCGAAAATTCCTCAATTTGATAGGTTAGAGGAACTCCCGTAGACCAAACTTTAATATTTCAGGTTGACCGCGACCGATTGTCTCAGCTACGATAAATCTATTACTTAAAATATTTTTTTGTTGGATCTCTTGGCAGATTTGATGTACCACCATCAAATCCTGAAAAGCCGGGAGGTTCCTTTTTGTGTGCCTATCTGTAAAAATAAACACAAGAAAATATCGAACTTATTACAAGTATAACCACAACTCTTCTTCTGACAAGGTTGAACTTACCTTATTTTTTAGGTATTAGTAAAAAATAAGGTTGAACTCAGTCTACTAAGTTACCAAACCTAGAGATTCAGTGGATTCTAGCTTAAGAAACTAATATGTTGCTGTCGTCTTATCAGCAATTAACTTGACAACCCTTAGCAAATAATGAGTTTTATACTATCAAGTAAATTCGCTTTGTAGACTGTTAAAAGACTAATTGATTCTTAATTAAGCGCTTCACCAATCGCGTCCCCTAAACGTTCCAACACGCGATCGCGCGTAAAATCTGCTGCCGCTCTAGCACTTTCAGCGAGAATGGTATCGGTATTGGGAGTGAGTTTTAGGGCGCTTCCCAGATACCCCAGAGAACGGCAATAGGAGTCGGACAGATGCGTAGAAGCCAGACGCTTCACCGCTTGGTAATCACCTGACTGAAAAGCCGTGAAAGCTTTCTGGTGCAGGTCTGTTTCCGGCTCTCCAAGGGTTCCAAGAATCGCGTTAATGGCTTGCTGGACGCGCTCTTTAGTTAATTCTGTGGGTAAAGTTGCTGTCATTGATTATCTCCAGGGAATAAACGCTCGATAATCCGAACTAGATATGCCGCAATCCCATCCAACCGCTCAATCCTCATCTCGTTTTGCGAGGTTCGTTCGCTCAGTCCTGTTAAAAGCCTCTGGACTTGAAAAACAAATTCGTCGATTTTTGAACTTAACCGATCAATATTCTCTGTCTGTTGGTTGATTCGTTGTCCTACTTGCTCGAAATTCTGTGCAGTGTTTTGTGCTTGTTGGTCAATTTTTTGCCCAAGCCTCTCAATATTCTGTGTAGTGTTTTGTGCTTGTTGGTCAATTTTTTGCCCAAGCCTCTCAATATTCTGTGCAGTGTTTTGAGATTGTTGCGCCAAAATAACCGCCAACTGACTCAATTGTTGATTGGTCGCCGTCAACTGCCGATTCGTTTCTACTTGCGCCTCAAGTAAGGCTTCCATTTTTTCCTCCAGTTTGTTAACTCGCTGTTCTACCGTCATTCTCACTCTCCCGAATCAGGTAATCCCCAAGGGTCAATCCCACTTTCTCGAAGCACTTGCTTAAGATATTGATTTTCTTGTTTGATATCGTCCTCAATGGCGTAAGCATCCCCCAATATCCTCAAGTCTTGTTCGAGTTGCCGAACACGCTCTGAGAGAATTTGGTTATATTCAGCCTCAGTGCGAGTTACACCAAAGGAATTATCAAAGCGCCGCTCTAGGGTTTCGATCATCAACGCCATACAGAGAGCTAAAGCTTCCGAATTTCCTCGGTAAGCCTCCCACAACCAAAACGCTACTGTCTCTTCAAGGGAATAGGAATTAAACCGTGTTTGTCCGCGTGTTTGCGAACTGGAGTCTACCTCAATCCTCTCATTTTTTCCGGGCGTATAACTCTCACCCAGTAAGCGTTTGATAGCCTTTGAGCTTAAAAACTTCCGGGCGTTACTTTCGTCTTTTGCAACGCATTTAGCCACCTGAGTCTGAGACATTCGGTACGACCCGTCAGGTAGTTGAAACCCATCGACTTCAAGCGAGCCGATGGTGACCGTTGTGCGTTGGGCTTTGATGGGGTCGGTCATGGGATTTAGCTAGCTTCCTCTTCTTCTTTGATTTCAAGAGATTCAACAGTCCCTGCGAGAACCTGCTTAATCAGTTCATCTCGCGTTACGTTGCGCAATTTTGCTAGAAAATCGAGCCGTTCCATGATTCGAGTTTCTCTTTCTTGGAGCTTGGCACATAGCAGACTATTAGCTTGTGTTGCTGTTGAACGAGCATTTACCCAAGAATCCAGATTCAACAACACCGCGTAGTATTCCCCCAAAGCAGGGATTGAAAAGCGATCGCGTCGCGCCATAGTTATAACCTTTCTAGTCACTTCCTCTACCATCTTGCCTCTAATTGTTGTGGAAGTGTAAGCCAATTGACTCAACTTACTCTGGTTACAATAAGTTATTAACTTCGTATAACTTTGTTGGTAACTTGTTGCAACTATGTTAGCATCTAACCACACCAAACCCAACGAACCTATTTAAAGGAGTTCCGAACAATGCGTGAAGATATTGATTTCATTGACATTCAGCCCACTGAGACAGAAACCAATCAAACCCCTATCGAACCTTCGAGCGAACCTCGAACCGAATTAGAGGCGAATTCGACTCGAACCCTACCAGATTTCCCTTGTACCCGTATCGAAGCTGGAAAAGCTTTAGATGTTAGCGATGTCACCATTGGAAAATGGATTAAGAAGATTTATGAAGCTGACATTACCGTGACCGACGAGGATGACCGCATCACGGCTGAAGGATTCAGCTTGCTCGATGGCTACAAAGAAGCTAAAAACAAGACTCGCTATGTTGCTGGGTTGATTGCCATGCTGCCCGTTCCTGAACCAGAAACCTCAGCACTGGCAACTATCGAGTCAATTCGCTACGAATCCACGATAGACCTGTCCTATGACTCTGACGGTTATTATCAAGCCCAAACCGAACAGTACGAACAACTCGATAACCTTGAAACCCTCATCCAACAAGGAATAGAGGCGACATTGGGAGAGCTACAAGAGCGCGATCGCGTCCAGCAACATATTTATCGGCAACATCAAGCTCAAGGAATTCGTGAAGCGGCAGCAAGGGGCGCTGAGACTGCAAGGCTCGAATACGAGGCTGAATGCCGTGCTAAAGAAGCTCTCTTGGCTAAATTACGTGCTGAGGGAAAGGCTCAAAGCGCGGAATCCTTTCGCGCCTAAAACGGTTACTGATGCAAATTTCGAGAATTTTAAAGGAGTAAAGACAATGCCACGCACCAAGAAGACCGAATCAACTGGAAACGTTACCAGTTCAACTCAAACCCCAGAAGACCAAATCGCGCAAGCTATTGCAGACCGTTACTTTGAAGCGATACCCGAAGTTGCCCCTAAGATTGCGTCCGAGTTCTGGCGACGGCTAGACGGGCAAGTTGCAACTGAAATTGTTAAGCAGCGCGATCGCGGGTTCCTTGCCAGTGTTGGTGAAAGGCTCTCGCAACTGCCCCCCGCCGATGCAACGATTAATGCGATCGCGGGAGGTGCGTTATGAAGCGAGCGATTAACAGCCTTCAACGAGGACAAGCCTTTAAGCTGGACAGTTCTTATTACATTTTCGATTCGATTACCAGTTGGGGAGATCGTGAGATCGCCACCACTTACCGCCTGAAATCTTGGGGAATCGACTTTGATGACGGGCAGCTACTAAACCCAGATACCTTAGTCGATTTGCTCAAACTTCCTGTCTCAGTCACGCCTCTGATGCCAATGCCCCAATGAGAAGCGCGGACATCCAGCTAAAGATTCCCCGCGCTCTCAGGACTGTAAAGCCTCTATCTCTAGGGGCTACCTAATAGGAGATTAACAAATGTTCAACGATAGAAGAACGGATTGGTCAATCCCAATCCTGCTCATTGCCCTAGCGGGATGCGTAATCATAACCATCCCCCGCATCAGCAACGTGTACGCCGCAACGAGTCAGAAACAGCTAGAGATTGAAAATAAGAACCTCAAAGCTGAAAACGAGAAGCTGAAGGCTCGTAACGAAGAATTAGAGCAACTTCAACAGAATATTCAAACCGCACTCCAGGAGGTCAAGTAATGGCAGGACTCAACTGGACTTTCGACAATGACCCCCAGGTAGTCAAGCAACAACAACAAGCCCTGACCTACTACAGGCAAGCGGCATATTACAAAATGTTGCAGTACCAGCAGACCGAGCGCAAAGAATATCTCAAGACTGAGGCGGCTGAAATTGAGACGCGCATTGCTCAAGCCGATGTAGACGCGAAACGTCCATTGCTCCAAGCCGCGCAACTGGGACGGGCAATCAACGCCCAGAAACTCCAGCAGAAGCGCTATCAACTGCAATCGGCAGAAGTGGGAACCGCGCAAGCCCATGAAGGCGTACAGACCGCCAATGCCACGCGAATGATTCAGCAAGAGATTAGTCGCGGGAAACTGACCTCGCTTGCAATCCAAGCCCAGCAATTGCGGGTGAGCAACGAAGCCGTCATGCAACAGTTGAGTCTCTCCTATGGCGTTTCTCCAGTTCTCCCTGGCGTTCCCGACTTCGGAGGCTCATAAACCATGCAAGAGGAGTTCATTGCGTCCAAGAAACAGTTGGAAAGTTGGGATGGGTTAACCAATAACCTGTCCCTGGCTTCTCTTGCCATCTGTGGAGTATCAGCCCCGATCGCGCTCTATGCCACCGCCAAAAATCAACCGGGAGGAATCCTCGCGGGATATTCCCTCACCGGAACGGGCTTATTTTGCCTGTTCGGTTCGCTGCTTATCGGTCGCATCGTTGGGGACAAATTGGGCAGAATCCGAGCCGAATTGAAACTAGCTGAGAAGCGATACCACGAGGGCAAGACAGAGGGTATTAACCAAGGGAAGCAAGAGACAGAGCGGGAATGGGAGAAGGATAAACAAGAGCGCGATCGCGTGTGGGAATCCAAACTCACCGACCAACTCACCCAACAGAAGCGAGATTTAGAGCAATCCTTCCAAGCCCTCACAGAGCGCCTAGAAGCCCTCATTACCCAAAAAGAAGAGCAGATTGCTCAACTCAGAGAAGCGTTCGTTATCGCCCGTTCTGAAGGGGAATCAGAAGCCTCTCGGAGATATGAGCGGCGGTTGACTGACCTCAATGAGGATTTAGAGCTTGCCCGTAACCGAGTGAGGCGGGTGGAGGATTTGAAGCGGGAGAACGAGCAATTAAACTTTGCCCTCCAAGCTCGTCAGCAAGCCCTTGATAGTAAAGAGGAAATGCTGAGGCATCGGGAAATGCAAACAGCTCAGAGTCAATCCCAGGTGCAACAGGTGGTAGAAAACAATCGCCAGTTACAGCAATTAACTACCAACCTGCAACGGGAAATGGAGATGCGAGAGCAAGAGATTGCGGCAATGGTGGAATCAACCCGAAATCAAGCGGTAGCTGAGACTCAAGAGAAGCTTGCCAATATGTATCAATTGGAATTAGAGAAAGCCAGCGCGATCGCGGCTCGTCTCAAAGCAGAACTTTCCACCTATCGCCGTCGCGAGAATCTTGATAAGGGATTGCCCGAACTGCGAAATCTGTTGGTCAAGGGCGATCGTCCAATTCTTAAGCCAGCATTTATCGTTGGCGACCAAGGGAGTGGGAAAGCCTTGCATTCGGTTGAGTTGGCGCGATTGTTTAGCCTTGGGGCGGATTCAGTGATTGCCATTGCCCTCGATATCTCCGAAGGGGGTAGAGAGGACAGTTCATGGGCAAGATTGGGCGTACCTGTGACCAATGACCGTGAAGCGTTTTTCCGGCTGCTGAAGGCGGTCAAAGCTCAATTAGACAATCCCCAATCTTCTTTACCTTTCCGCAACGACAAACAGCGCTACTGGGCTTCACCGCCAATCCTGCTGTTTATCGATGAAGCTCTGACCAGTTTTGCTGGGATGACCAAGGATGAGTTGGTAGAGATTTCTGAGGCGATTCGAGCCATTGAAACCAGGGGAAGTAAGCGTAAAGTTTTCCTCGTGGCAATGGGAACGAACGATCAGATTCAGAACCTCTCGCCAGAAGGAAAAGGCTCTAAGGGCGGAACTCAAGCGGTGAAGATTTGGAATACGGGAACGCTTAATTCCTACCTCCAAATCTACCTGAACGATGCGGCTAAGGCATTGGCAACTGATGAAGAGTTGAAAGCTAATTTAGGCTTACAACATTACCTTGCAGCTTATGGCGATGGTTATTTTATTGCCAGTGCTAAGTGGATGGATGGGAAAGGGAAGTTTTTGAAACCTTTTAAGCACGTTTCTCATCATGGTCACTTGCTCACTGAGACAATTCCCAGTCGCGCGATCGAGCCTGTTTATTTAGCGCCTTGCCCCGGTTTCTTCCCTCAAGAAATCAAATGCCTTTACCAACAGTTTTTAAGACCAGGAATTGTGTCCGATTTAGGCGGGGATGATGAGGGGGGAAGCCACACATTACGGGGGGATAATGGGGGGAAGGGGGATGCTGAGGGGACACGAGAGAGTCTAGAGCGCTTACTCAGTCTGAATCCCTCAGAGCAACACGGGGATAAGATCGAAAATTCGGCTAAGGGATTGGAGATAACCTCCACTTGCCCTCACTGTGGGGGAAAGGACTTTGCTAAAAACGGCAAAAATAGAGCAGGGAAGCAGCGTTTGAAGTGTAAAAGTTGTGGGAAAAATTTCTCATAACCAAGTAAAAACAACATGGGATAAAGCCAGAAAATCGGTTACAAAGGAGTAAGAGTACTGATTTTTGACCCAAAAAAAGAGGTTTCGATCCTTCCTCTTCTTCAGTCATCTGTCAACAGTTATCAGTTCGCGGTGTGGATGGCTGATCACTCTTGGTGAAACTTTCTTCAAGTAGTCTTTCTGTACTAACACTTGCTCCTTGTAACAGCCACGGAAACTATGTCCACCAAACAACAAGCCATTGAGTATGCCAAGAAATTTAACTGGACGGGTGCGGATGCCCAGAGAGCATTTAGTAATCTAAACCTCAAAGATGCTAGCGAACAAGACTTATTGGTAGCACTGGTTAATTTTGCAGGTTCGGAATTAGCAGAGCGACAGCGCTTGCAAGCGGCACAAAAAGGTCAAGTCACCAAGAAAAAGAACCAACTCAAGCAAAATGAGTTGGATTTTGCTACCAAAGTCAGTGAATACGAAGATACTCTGAAACAAGAGCGCAGTTTGTTTGTCAACATCATTGCCAAAGTTTACAAATTCGCTCAACCCTTCGGACTCAAAGACCCCTGGATTGAAACTTTGTTAACTCAGTACAGCGAATACCAGGATGCCGCCTAGTGGTCTGTCAACCTCGATCTTGTGCGTTGAGGGTGACGCGGAGACACGGGGACGCAGAGACGCGGAGAAAGGATCTATTCACAAATTGAAAACTGACAGACTACAAGAGCAGGGGAACTCAACCCAATGGATGCTGAGAAAGTTACCACCCGCAAACAATTACAAGGTTATGGGGCAACCCGCTACCAAGCCCAAGTCGTTACAAAAAACCTAACCCCAGTCGCTAAACAAAATCGTGCTTATGCCTATGCCCTAACGGATGTCATCACCTCCATTCGAGAATACCTCCAGCGCCCACGTATTAAAGCAACAACTCGCCAAACCCTCGAAATCGTACTGCAATCGCTGCTAGAGCGATTGGGGAACGTCCTACAAGTTCCTTTCACTCGCGGTACAGACCCCGAACTTAGCCAGCTCGCAAAACAACTCACCCAAGCCATGTGCGGCACAGATCGCGCTCTGGCTGAACTCAAAGCCACCGCCGCCACGATTAAAGGGAAGTACAGCACTTAAATAACACCATGTCCGATTCTCCGTTTCAGGAACTGGTGAGAAAACTATTCGAGACAACCAAGCGCGTTGATGCGGCTCTCGCCGAACTCAAAGGCAAGGCGGCTGATATTGAGGCGAAGTACGAGCCGCGCACAGAATTTAATCGCTGGCGTAACTCCCAGTCCGGGAAACTCTGGAAGCAGCAAAAATATCAGGCTCAAAACGGACGTTGTGTGATTTGCGGAGAGTCAATTCAACTCAAAGGCTCCCACATCGACCATAAAAGACCCCTGAGCCAATACCCACATCTGGCTTTGGATACTCGAAATCTGAGAATTACTTGCCCGGAGTGCAACACATCTAAAGGCAATCGGTGCGATGAAGAATAGTCAACGTCACTCGTTGCAGGGGGTGAAGTGCGCAATTGCCCTCATAAAAAAGCCCCCAGCCCAAGCGGTTTGGGGATGCCTTCGATGTTGAGCAATATTTTAGATGTGTTTGAGCTTGCCTCCAATCAGCCGTTTAATTAGCGTTATTTTCCAGCGCTCGCTTCCGCTATTTTTGCCGCGCGATCGGTTGAAAAGCTCATTCTTTCGTTCGGATTGTCAGTTCGGCGCAAAAAATAGACGTTTTCACTTCCGTTATTTCGTCAATTGACTTCCGTTATTTCGGAAAAATTCTTCTATCCATTGTTGGGCTAGAGTATAGTGCCGTACTCGCTGCCCGCCTCTGACGAAAACTGGAGTAATAAATTCATCGGCAGCCCATGCTTTGAGCCATTCACGAGCGGTCTTATCCGAAACGCCAAACCAAGCGACAACATCTGAAACGGCGATAACAAAGGGATTTTCCACGCCATCGAGAACCCGTGCCAGGATGCGGGTGAGAATTTGTTGCTGCAAGCGAGGCAAGTTTTCCCACGGTAGTGTATCCGAGGCGGCGCTTTGGTAGAGAGAGGTGGCTTTGACCTGTAGCTCTGCGGCTGCCCGTGCCATTGTTTCGACAAAATAGAGAATCCAGGGCGTGTGGTCGGGGTCGTGGCGACCGTCGTAGTAGTTGGCAGGCAACCCCATCTGTAAGTTTTGATAGTAGCGATCGCGCTCGGCATTGAAATATTCTTCAAAAGAGAAGAACCCTCGCATCCGATAGCCCGAACGCCACAATTCTGCTGTAGCGAGGAGTCTGGCAGTACGACCGTTGCCATCGTTGAAGGGATGAATGCTCAGGAAGCGATGGGTGAGAATTGCCGCTCGAAGGGGAGCAGATAATTGGGCTGCTTCGGCTGAGGATAACCAGCGAACCAAGTCGCGCATCAGTCCGGGAGCGTCTTTTGGTTCTGGTGGCGCATAGTCAAT includes the following:
- a CDS encoding Fic family protein, with the protein product MSFVPRFSYTHEMVGHLGIIEGARAVIEVLPLPPDTTLRLRHDALQRSTRSSTQIEGNPLDEAAVRRAIARSTRTGSDAEQEVRNYWRALDRVEEFAAAQSPITEAFIKELHRIVIVRGRGRRGSRSQYRITECPVVDTVTRRIDYAPPEPKDAPGLMRDLVRWLSSAEAAQLSAPLRAAILTHRFLSIHPFNDGNGRTARLLATAELWRSGYRMRGFFSFEEYFNAERDRYYQNLQMGLPANYYDGRHDPDHTPWILYFVETMARAAAELQVKATSLYQSAASDTLPWENLPRLQQQILTRILARVLDGVENPFVIAVSDVVAWFGVSDKTAREWLKAWAADEFITPVFVRGGQRVRHYTLAQQWIEEFFRNNGSQLTK
- a CDS encoding HNH endonuclease — its product is MSDSPFQELVRKLFETTKRVDAALAELKGKAADIEAKYEPRTEFNRWRNSQSGKLWKQQKYQAQNGRCVICGESIQLKGSHIDHKRPLSQYPHLALDTRNLRITCPECNTSKGNRCDEE
- a CDS encoding IS1/IS1595 family N-terminal zinc-binding domain-containing protein; amino-acid sequence: MQEEFIASKKQLESWDGLTNNLSLASLAICGVSAPIALYATAKNQPGGILAGYSLTGTGLFCLFGSLLIGRIVGDKLGRIRAELKLAEKRYHEGKTEGINQGKQETEREWEKDKQERDRVWESKLTDQLTQQKRDLEQSFQALTERLEALITQKEEQIAQLREAFVIARSEGESEASRRYERRLTDLNEDLELARNRVRRVEDLKRENEQLNFALQARQQALDSKEEMLRHREMQTAQSQSQVQQVVENNRQLQQLTTNLQREMEMREQEIAAMVESTRNQAVAETQEKLANMYQLELEKASAIAARLKAELSTYRRRENLDKGLPELRNLLVKGDRPILKPAFIVGDQGSGKALHSVELARLFSLGADSVIAIALDISEGGREDSSWARLGVPVTNDREAFFRLLKAVKAQLDNPQSSLPFRNDKQRYWASPPILLFIDEALTSFAGMTKDELVEISEAIRAIETRGSKRKVFLVAMGTNDQIQNLSPEGKGSKGGTQAVKIWNTGTLNSYLQIYLNDAAKALATDEELKANLGLQHYLAAYGDGYFIASAKWMDGKGKFLKPFKHVSHHGHLLTETIPSRAIEPVYLAPCPGFFPQEIKCLYQQFLRPGIVSDLGGDDEGGSHTLRGDNGGKGDAEGTRESLERLLSLNPSEQHGDKIENSAKGLEITSTCPHCGGKDFAKNGKNRAGKQRLKCKSCGKNFS